A window of the Microplitis mediator isolate UGA2020A chromosome 5, iyMicMedi2.1, whole genome shotgun sequence genome harbors these coding sequences:
- the LOC130668965 gene encoding uncharacterized protein LOC130668965: MKHIEMSVTSVEETIELLHNQDFVNESYFTEYATQKEIINRNRLPSRRLLSQAALLETNVMNNSVFHQPSKDFPVINFIHTVRPNWPPSRKREEARVLENLQKRVERSELFKANQTTGSEGLTTAKLSQLNNNQHESLENRPQLLKKILLNRPMNIFYDLSDFETNWRDSEFITECLCWHNVYRQRHNARPLTMAPKLCEYAQTWANHLAHTNTFYYRNDREVGQNLYCRPGGPVSGDVGGQDVSSYWYSGVKHYNFFKESDILHTNVNTGHFTQLIWSSSQYFGVGKARSRSGKIIVVATYKPVGNVSGQFQKNVSPPFLECASSTIPPSQISDHDLMESTMSISNSDSSIRILYNN, translated from the exons ATGAAACATATCGAAATGAGTGTTACATCAGTTGAAGAAACTATTGAACTTCTGCACAATCAAGATTTTGTTAATGAGAGTTATTTCACAGAATACGCGACACAAAAGGAGATAATAAATCGTAATCGTTTACCAAGTCGTCGTCTTCTTAGTCAGGCTGCATTATTGGAAACAAATGTAATGAATAACAGCGTGTTTCACCAACCATCAAAG GATTTTCCAGTCATCAATTTCATTCATACAGTTCGACCGAATTGGCCTCCTTCCCGAAAACGAGAAGAGGCACgagtattagaaaatttacagaAACGGGTAGAAAGGTCGGAACTCTTCAAAGCCAATCAGACAACTGGCTCCGAAGGCTTAACCACGGCGAAACTAAGTCAATTGAATAATAACCAGCATGAAAGCTTGGAAAATAGGCCTCAACTTCTAAAAAAA ATTTTGTTGAACCGTccaatgaatatattttatgaccTAAGTGACTTTGAAACAAATTGGAGAGATAGTGAGTTTATTACAGAATGTTTATGCTGGCACAACGTTTACAGACAGCGACACAATGCTCGACCTCTAACAATGGCACCGaag TTGTGTGAATATGCGCAAACATGGGCTAATCATTTGGCTCATACGAACACATTCTACTATCGAAACGATCGAGAAGTTGGACAAAATCTCTACTGCCGGCCAGGTGGACCGGTGTCTGGAGATGTTGGTGGTCAAGATGTCTCTTCATATTGGTATTCCGGCGTCAAacactacaatttttttaaagaatcgGACATTTTACATACCAACGTTAACACag GTCACTTTACCCAGTTGATATGGTCCAGCAGCCAATATTTTGGAGTCGGCAAAGCCCGGAGTCGGAGCGGTAAAATTATTGTGGTAGCAACTTATAAACCTGTAGGAAACGTCTCTGGTCAATTTCAAAAGAATGTATCACCACCATTTTTGGAATGTGCAAGTTCAACAATACCACCGTCACAAATAAGTGATCACGATTTAATGGAGTCAACTATGTCAATTAGTAACAGTGACAGCTCAATTCGTATTCTGTATAATAATTAG